TAGATAACACGCCTATCGACCAGCAGGCTAAATCCAGTtcggttaattttgaataaaaaatgtactGGAAACGAGAATGATAAAACTGCTCATATGTTCGAATTGACATTAATTTGTTGGctagcaaaaaagtaaaataaaacatcCGAAAATTGTAATCCGCTTATTACATAACCTCGCACAACACCTGGAGAAGTTTATCAGAGACGCGAATCGCGCGAACAACATCTATGTAGGTATAGGCTGATCGCGAAGCTACAAGGCGTTCGTTAAAGATCATCTATTTTAATAGTGCCCAAGGGAGTCGGACAAAATATATAGGAGACTTGAGTGGATCTATTAAACGACAACTGATATTAAAAATCCAGCATTCAGAGGGAATAGTTGGCATATTGggaaaatatgtatctactaggttaaatttttatatcattgtTACATGATTTTGACTAATGAAGGAGAATTCGATGAAATATTAATCAGATTTAAAACAAAGAGCCGAGAGGAACCACAGAAAGAAAAATGagccattttgaagaaaaaggttgacgaaaattctgaattttgcTCAATGCAGTTTCACAGGTCCTGAGGCAAGTTctttcaaatggaaaaaatctcacaaaGCACTTTTTTTCTCGTTGATCAAGAAACCGCTTCATCTCttctcaaaatttattaaaccaTGTACTCATCGTACCTTAGTATATTAAACGTAAATACTCTTGAATTACACTTTGAAGAAATAGAAGAATGAGGCAAAAAGCAAAAGATCCGAAAATTCACGGTTAGAATGCGATGGTGCATCGTAGCATTGTACATCCCCCCTTCCCCCGGAAACAAAACCTCCTATATGAACTTGAAAGTtttcatatttaatttttttcatttttgagatgaaatttataaaaagaaaGGCAAAGCATTAAACTTGACCCCCTCAacttaaaaaaatcatgaaatgaatTTGTCTCACTAGATCCCCCCTACCTCTCCAATAAGAGGGGCAATTTTACAAACAGAACAATAACTAAGGGATTTTCTGAGAAGAAAACTGCTCATCTTCGCTTACAGGTGTGGCCCTTAGgtatatcaaaaataataatttattcaacttattttgatgtTTATTGCCCgagtaaaaatgattcaaaatcgacaaaaaatctCTTTTATTCCCGAGTcggatgaaatatttttcgttatgagggaaaaaatttcagaggtATTTACTTCCAAACGATCAGGAAGCGGGagcaaaaatagaattttttctctcttataaaaaaaaatgtataccaaaacctacttttttaaaaaaaattttaaattgaggatataatttttgaatattttttaatggcatttttcaataaaaaaatatgaaattttgtatactttTTCGTGATAACAATGGTTGAAATGAACGTCAAGTTGTATGCAACCCGCACAGCAGGTTGGAAGCATCAAAAAAAGAGGCGGAGGACAACTCGAGTCTAGCTAACCCAACATCCACTCACCTCCTATTCTTCAATTGAGACAAGGATTTTTTAAAGAGCtcttaataaaattaaattgaaatataaatataatatgtacctattattagAAAGTTCATACGAGTAaaaccattttcgaaaaaagttttcatcaatttttccgaAGGATGCTCATTCTTGTCCAAAtcactcgtaaaaaaaatgcctactcaaaattttgacgtCCACCAAGGTGCCATTTTCATTGCTTACAAGGACCGTTCAAAGTAttgaattgaaaagaaaaaaaagtcgtactagcattcttttttatttcattgttcaatccattaaaaaaaattgaatttaaatctCTAAGccttttaataattaatttcattcttCAATTCTTAGACCAGAAACAAGCACAAAGCACTACTTATTCCTCTCAATGGCTTTTCAGAAGAAAAGAGGGAAGGGAAAGGGGAAAAATGAtctcaaattaaataaattttttcagcacaCAAACGAAGGAAATCTTACATTTAAGGgattaaaacttgaaacaaagTACGTAAGtagaaaaagcaaaactgatgTACACAGAGAATTTGAGTTCATATGTACATGGATaattgttgtgaaaaaaatgagatacctttttttttctcctccgaCAATTCTCTCAAATTAGAAACACCTACATTCTAATTCAATCATCTttcaaatgaaaacattttttctcgaataaaaaaatgacccTAATACCACTTCACACAAAGTGACCACAAAAACCTCTCTAGAAATAAACAAGCCTATGCCTAAATTGCACCTCGAATACTCGAAGATAACACTCGGCGACTCGGACTGACCAAAAATGGAAACTAATAAAACCTAAACTCCATATTTATACAACTTTTTTTactctaaaaatcgaattggCTCACCGTGAAATAATCCAGTTCCTCGAAAAAGCAGGAACTTTTGACTTACATAGTATTTTGAAATGCAACTTAATATGCATTGTCGATTAATTACAGACACGATTGCATAAGAGTCTCGTGACTTCCATGGCGATGGTAGTTAACACTTGGCATTTGGCTACATCGTCGAATAATAAATTCGAGTGATTATTCAACAATAGGAGCGAAATAGTGAGGCTGGgcgaattttcacaatttctgaACTCCCTATATCCGTATTCAGATTAAGTTAGAGAATCGggacaaaatgaaacatttggaAAACCGGTCCAAAACAAGAAGTTGACAAAATTAATATAATCCAACTGTGACGTAATAATTAGGTGCACTCTTTGAACTTAATATTCAAAGATGACTCCGATCATTTGACTCTAACGCTAGAGAAAGTATTTAACCAATATCTAAACGACTCAGTGGGGTAGTTGGATGCCATACCCAATAAAAATTTACACACATTGTTTACAGTTCATCCTattgatatataaatatatGCAAAAAAGTTCCAACATTCATTTTATTGATCTAGTCCTTAGTGAATCGACAACATGAACAAATTCCAGGTATGTTTTTTCTTTACGTATTTTGTATTCTTATTAATTGTTAAGCTCGGTGGtgatttaatgtaatttttttttgcaattttttaaattttgaaaattttaattttttgtgtaaatttttggaaaattttgccacgtgtttttaaaatttaattttggattcaatttcaaaagaaatacaCACGCTTGTCCAAAAGCTAATgttgaaatgtgttttttaatattattttaaccacgttttgtgtgaattttgattcgatATCAAGAGATTAATAGACAATTAgttttttgttataaaattttgagtttaaaatgaCAAGAGTggcttttaaaacatttttcgaactgatttttttttaaaattaaattttggtaagcgAAGAACCATGCCTGAtattaggtatttcaaataattcgctcaattttgaattgaaacgcTTCTTTCCTTCGAGACCTtccatgatttcattttgaaaatatattacaCTCGAATGAAGCCGTTtcataaaaaaacataaaattaacaaatctGCTCATCAAATATGCCGGTTTtataacattatttttcaaaagtacaatTCCAACAAAAAGCTTTAATATCGCTTGACCTTCCAACAGATTTGCTTCGTCGCCGCCTGCCTCTTCTCGGCCAGCTTCGCTGCAGAAGAAAGCAAAGCGAAAAACTCCAAACGTAGTATCTGGGGTGAAAAAGAAGGCTTAGCCGGTTACGGAAGCTACGGATACGGATACGGTGGTGCTTTGGGTACCGGATCTCTATACTCCGGCTCCAGCTTATTAGGCTCTTCCTTGGGCTCAGCTTACAGCTACCCAGCTACCTCATACAGCTCGGGCTACGCTGCTGCTGCTCCAGCTCTCGCCTCTTACGACGCCGGCTACGCTGCTGCTGCCCCAGCCATCTCATCTTATGGCTCTAGCATCGCTGCTGCTCCAGCTCTCTCTTACGGATCAGGCTACGCTGCTGCCCCAGCTGCTTACTCTTACGGTTCCGGCTTGGCTGCCCCAGCTTACGCTCCTTCTTACACCGGTGTTGCCACTAGCTTACCAGCTACCGCCGTCAGAgtgaaaacttttgaagaaaaagtcgCCGTCCCAGTACCCCAACCATACGAAGTAGCTGTCAGCAAACCATACCCAGTCGCTGTCCCGAAACCAGTCCCAGTCGAAGTCCCACGTGCCGTTCCAGTCAGTGTACCACAACCATACCCAGTCCATGTAGCCAAACCATACCCAGTCACCGTCAACAAACCAGTACCAGTCCAAGTACAACAACCAGTCCCATACAAAGTCGTCCAAAAAGTCCCAGTCTACGTCCCACACCCAGTCCCCGTTGAAGTGAAACTCCCACAAACCTATTCTGCCCCCGCTGTCTCTTACGCTGCTCCAGCCATCGCTGCCGCTCCAGCCATCTCTTACTCTGCTCCAGCCATCGCTGCCGCTCCAGCCATCTCTTACTCCGCTCCAGCCGTTGCTGCTGGTCCGGCTTTCTCATCCCTAGCCTACTCCGGCGCTGCCGCTGCTGGTGATTACTCGTACGCTGCCCCAGCTATTTCATCCTACGCTGCCCCAGGTATTTCATCCTACGCTGGTGGCTACGGTAGCTACGCTGCTGCTGCCCCAGCTGCCGTCTCATACTCTGCCCCAGCCGAATTCTCAAGTTCCTACGGTGCTGCTATTCCAACCAGCTTGGGTGGTGAAATCTCGTCCGCTGCTTTATCTTCTTTCAGCGCTGGATCTTACGCTCCGGCTTACGCCGCACCAGCCCCATCCATCATCACCAAGAACTGCTAAACCTAGTCCAAAGTGAGTACATGAATCTAGAAGCTTGAGACGAATAATGTGATAATGAATTTTCACTTCAACTAATTCCTCATTTGTTTTTTCACAGGCCGTATAAAGAATAAAAATCGTTCTCgagaatttaaatatttttcaagagcTCTCGTTACCACCCTACTTACATGGTATATAATGTAAATGTGAATACAAGAAGACTGCTGAATTAAAGCTACATATCTAAGTTACATCTCAATTATTAACATCTTTTTGTACCTACAACTGTTCTCAATCGtgtgtattgtttttttgttaaaataggTATATTCAATAATAAACATACGTTTATTACTTTAATTTGACGAATTATTATTTCCTGttcataaattgaaataattttggtaaaatggaagaaaaagaTACAATTTCAGATATTTCTTCGATTACCTACTCAACAATTTAGAGGATTGAAGTTAAAACAAACATTTGTTTGAACTATGGATTTCtctaaaaataaatatcttaGCGAAACAAAAACTAATTGACTACCAATAAATGTAAAAAGACACAAATGAGCATTATTCCAGGtgaaaatgctttaaaattatCGACAAAATGATCAAGATATCTCCAGCTGCAAAATAATAGCCCaactattttgaaatgaaataaaccgTGCTGTATTCATCGCATGACTTTTCGAACTTCTACCGACGAAAAGAAATTGAATGTTAGAGCATCTTTGCAGAACTGGTTTCGAGTTTCTCAGTTTGcattttccgcaaaatttcacCTCAAGTCGActaaattttggtg
This region of Planococcus citri chromosome 5, ihPlaCitr1.1, whole genome shotgun sequence genomic DNA includes:
- the LOC135846952 gene encoding skin secretory protein xP2-like gives rise to the protein MNKFQICFVAACLFSASFAAEESKAKNSKRSIWGEKEGLAGYGSYGYGYGGALGTGSLYSGSSLLGSSLGSAYSYPATSYSSGYAAAAPALASYDAGYAAAAPAISSYGSSIAAAPALSYGSGYAAAPAAYSYGSGLAAPAYAPSYTGVATSLPATAVRVKTFEEKVAVPVPQPYEVAVSKPYPVAVPKPVPVEVPRAVPVSVPQPYPVHVAKPYPVTVNKPVPVQVQQPVPYKVVQKVPVYVPHPVPVEVKLPQTYSAPAVSYAAPAIAAAPAISYSAPAIAAAPAISYSAPAVAAGPAFSSLAYSGAAAAGDYSYAAPAISSYAAPGISSYAGGYGSYAAAAPAAVSYSAPAEFSSSYGAAIPTSLGGEISSAALSSFSAGSYAPAYAAPAPSIITKNC